Proteins encoded by one window of Xenopus tropicalis strain Nigerian chromosome 6, UCB_Xtro_10.0, whole genome shotgun sequence:
- the ndufv2 gene encoding NADH dehydrogenase [ubiquinone] flavoprotein 2, mitochondrial, with the protein MFVCARLRNGLLSSVRRYLHTTTAYNGAGGASFVHRDTPENNPDTPFEFTSENYKRIEAIIGNYPEGHKAGAVIPVLDLAQRQHGWLPISAMNKVAEVLEMPAMRVYEVATFYTMFNRKPVGKYHVQICTTTPCMLCNSDSILEAIEKKLGIHVGETTSDKLFTLTEVECLGACVNAPMVQINDNYYEDLTPKDIENIIDELKAGKVPTPGPRNGRFSCEPAGGLTSLTGPPKGPGFGVRADL; encoded by the exons ATGTTCGTGTGTGCGAGGCTCCGGAATGGTCTCTTGAGCTCG GTCAGACGATACTTGCACACAACTACTGCATACAATGGAGCAGGCGGAGCTTCATTTGTG CACAGAGATACACCTGAAAACAATCCGGACACCCCATTTGAATTCACTTCAGAAAATTACAAG AGAATTGAGGCTATAATTGGCAACTATCCTGAAGGTCACAAAGCAGGAGCTGTAATCCCTGTTCTTGACTTGGCACAGAGACAGCATGGATGGCTACCTATATCTGCTATGAATAAG GTTGCTGAAGTTTTAGAGATGCCTGCCATGCGTGTGTATGAGGTGGCTACATTCTACACTATGTTCAACAGAAAACCAGTGGGGAAATATCACGTCCAGATTTGTACGACAACACCTTGCATGCTTTGCAACTCTGATTCAATATTGGAAGCTATTGAAAAGAAGCTAG GAATACATGTTGGAGAGACAACATCTGATAAATTATTTACACTGACGGAAGTTGAATGTCTCGGTGCCTGTGTAAATGCTCCAATGGTGCAAATAAACGATAACTATTAT GAGGATCTAACACCAAAAGATATTGAAAATATTATTGACGAGTTGAAAGCTGGCAAAGTGCCGACTCCAGGCCCAAG AAATGGACGATTTTCTTGTGAACCAGCAGGAGGCCTAACATCTTTGACAGGGCCACCGAAAGGGCCTGGGTTTGGTGTGCGTGCAGACCTCTAA